A stretch of Cumulibacter manganitolerans DNA encodes these proteins:
- a CDS encoding MBL fold metallo-hydrolase, which translates to MTWICATCAVETAADAEPPPRCEICEDERQWVPADGQRWTTLDALWDAGQGMTIEEVEPGLLGLRIEPRLGIGQQAMVARVAEGTVLFDPPGFLDDESIAAVRGFGTPLAIAVSHPHMYGVMSSWSEVLDVPVLVPRADRAWPRRTDRIEWYDDRYRIADGLVLHRVGGHFAGSAVLEWADGAEDQGVLLAGDAIFPNPDRRTVSFLRSYPNRLPLSGAVVLRIADTVEALRFDRLYNNFGSVVPSNAKQVVRESAERHAAWCRGEHDDLTW; encoded by the coding sequence ATGACCTGGATCTGTGCGACCTGCGCCGTCGAGACCGCCGCCGACGCCGAACCGCCACCGCGCTGCGAGATCTGCGAGGACGAGCGGCAGTGGGTACCGGCCGACGGCCAGCGGTGGACGACGCTGGACGCGCTGTGGGACGCCGGTCAGGGCATGACGATCGAGGAGGTCGAGCCCGGGCTGCTGGGGCTGCGCATCGAGCCGCGGCTGGGCATCGGGCAGCAGGCCATGGTGGCGCGGGTCGCCGAGGGCACCGTGCTGTTCGACCCGCCGGGATTCCTGGACGACGAGTCGATCGCCGCGGTCCGCGGGTTCGGCACCCCGCTGGCGATCGCCGTCAGCCACCCGCACATGTACGGCGTGATGTCGTCGTGGTCGGAGGTCCTCGACGTCCCCGTCCTGGTGCCGCGCGCCGACCGTGCGTGGCCGCGGCGTACCGACCGGATCGAGTGGTACGACGACCGCTACCGGATCGCCGACGGTCTGGTGCTGCATCGGGTCGGCGGCCACTTCGCCGGCAGCGCCGTCCTCGAGTGGGCCGACGGCGCGGAGGACCAGGGGGTGCTGCTTGCCGGCGACGCGATCTTCCCCAACCCCGACCGACGTACCGTCAGCTTCCTGCGCTCGTATCCCAACCGGTTGCCGTTGTCCGGCGCCGTGGTGCTGCGGATCGCCGACACCGTCGAGGCGCTGCGCTTCGACCGGCTGTACAACAACTTCGGCTCGGTGGTGCCCAGCAACGCCAAGCAGGTGGTGCGCGAGTCGGCCGAGCGGCACGCCGCGTGGTGCCGCGGGGAGCACGACGACCTCACCTGGTGA